A window of the Lactuca sativa cultivar Salinas chromosome 5, Lsat_Salinas_v11, whole genome shotgun sequence genome harbors these coding sequences:
- the LOC128125840 gene encoding protein PHLOEM PROTEIN 2-LIKE A1-like isoform X1 encodes MGLSKWEEDLLKNADAVIDKSPMEDLYAGVFFNQNRKKYWIDKATFGNCFMVFARDFSVEWGSDKRYWDWPSIKETSDVFIDVVELLQVSRLSVESKFDTANLTAGMNYEVVFVMMLKEDSDGWSAPVTFRLDLPNGNKQEHEESLLKKPRSQWFEIQVGEFMVEPKNDGIIKFMLGETNSGGWKRGLVVKGVVIRPKK; translated from the exons ATGGGACTATCAAAATGGGAGGAAGATCTTCTCAAGAATGCAGATGCTGTTATAGATAAGTCCCCAATGGAAGACCTCTATGCTGGTGTCTTCTTTAACCAAAATAGAAAG AAGTATTGGATTGACAAGGCAACATTTGGCAACTGCTTCATGGTTTTTGCAAGGGACTTTTCAGTCGAATGGGGTAGTGACAAACGTTATTGGGATTGGCCAAGCATTAAAGAAACAAG TGACGTGTTTATAGATGTTGTGGAATTGCTACAAGTTAGTCGGTTATCGGTGGAGTCGAAATTTGACACAGCCAATTTAACAGCAGGAATGAATTATGAAGTTGTATTTGTGATGATGCTTAAAGAAGATAGTGATGGGTGGAGTGCTCCAGTCACTTTTAGACTCGACCTGCCAAACGgaaacaaacaagaacatgaagaaAGCTTGCTTAAAAAGCCAAGATCGCAGTGGTTTGAGATTCAGGTGGGTGAGTTTATGGTGGAACCAAAAAACGATGGAATTATCAAGTTCATGTTGGGAGAAACTAATTCCGGGGGTTGGAAGAGAGGTTTAGTCGTCAAAGGTGTGGTCATCCGACCAAAAAAGTGA
- the LOC128125840 gene encoding protein PHLOEM PROTEIN 2-LIKE A1-like isoform X2, translating to MGLSKWEEDLLKNADAVIDKSPMEDLYAGVFFNQNRKYWIDKATFGNCFMVFARDFSVEWGSDKRYWDWPSIKETSDVFIDVVELLQVSRLSVESKFDTANLTAGMNYEVVFVMMLKEDSDGWSAPVTFRLDLPNGNKQEHEESLLKKPRSQWFEIQVGEFMVEPKNDGIIKFMLGETNSGGWKRGLVVKGVVIRPKK from the exons ATGGGACTATCAAAATGGGAGGAAGATCTTCTCAAGAATGCAGATGCTGTTATAGATAAGTCCCCAATGGAAGACCTCTATGCTGGTGTCTTCTTTAACCAAAATAGAAAG TATTGGATTGACAAGGCAACATTTGGCAACTGCTTCATGGTTTTTGCAAGGGACTTTTCAGTCGAATGGGGTAGTGACAAACGTTATTGGGATTGGCCAAGCATTAAAGAAACAAG TGACGTGTTTATAGATGTTGTGGAATTGCTACAAGTTAGTCGGTTATCGGTGGAGTCGAAATTTGACACAGCCAATTTAACAGCAGGAATGAATTATGAAGTTGTATTTGTGATGATGCTTAAAGAAGATAGTGATGGGTGGAGTGCTCCAGTCACTTTTAGACTCGACCTGCCAAACGgaaacaaacaagaacatgaagaaAGCTTGCTTAAAAAGCCAAGATCGCAGTGGTTTGAGATTCAGGTGGGTGAGTTTATGGTGGAACCAAAAAACGATGGAATTATCAAGTTCATGTTGGGAGAAACTAATTCCGGGGGTTGGAAGAGAGGTTTAGTCGTCAAAGGTGTGGTCATCCGACCAAAAAAGTGA